A genomic segment from Gemmatimonadaceae bacterium encodes:
- a CDS encoding prohibitin family protein: MANQVGDVLNAMRQGGASGGGGLLGKLIKFGAILFVLAFLLPSLFTYVEPGHVGILIHRAGGGVDNKPLGPGLHLRNPLLSAIEEYPVYMQTLVLTRSASGASTGNDEINVNSKEGQPISLDVAMSFEIDPAKVPALYQTFRTDIGSIQHGYVKQTIRQALQEVVGDEAIADIMGPKKAETVSRAQALLSQRLVQYGIVVKQFTLNEFRAPQSVIEAINAKNVMQQQALTAQNELQKNEFQARGDSIKAAGRAKAILAEAEAQSRANRLLSESLTPTLVQYRLIDKWNGAMPQVSGGGTPLIQLPPVK; this comes from the coding sequence ATGGCAAACCAAGTAGGCGACGTGCTCAACGCGATGCGACAGGGCGGTGCGTCGGGTGGCGGTGGGTTGCTCGGCAAGCTGATCAAGTTCGGGGCGATCCTCTTCGTCCTCGCCTTCCTGCTGCCGTCGCTGTTCACCTACGTGGAGCCCGGGCACGTGGGGATCCTCATCCACCGCGCCGGCGGTGGCGTCGACAACAAGCCGCTGGGCCCGGGATTGCACCTGCGCAACCCGCTGCTGAGTGCAATCGAGGAGTACCCGGTCTACATGCAGACCCTTGTCCTCACGCGCAGCGCGTCGGGCGCTTCGACGGGCAACGACGAGATCAACGTGAACTCCAAGGAAGGACAGCCCATCTCGCTCGACGTCGCGATGTCGTTCGAGATCGACCCCGCCAAGGTGCCGGCGCTGTACCAGACGTTCCGCACCGACATCGGCTCGATCCAGCACGGCTACGTGAAGCAGACCATCCGCCAGGCGCTGCAGGAAGTGGTCGGCGACGAGGCCATCGCCGACATCATGGGGCCCAAGAAGGCGGAAACGGTGTCGCGGGCGCAGGCGCTCCTGTCGCAACGGCTGGTGCAGTACGGGATCGTGGTGAAGCAGTTCACGCTGAACGAGTTCCGCGCGCCGCAGAGCGTGATCGAGGCCATCAACGCCAAGAACGTGATGCAGCAGCAGGCACTCACCGCGCAGAACGAGCTGCAGAAGAACGAGTTCCAGGCGCGCGGCGACTCGATCAAGGCGGCGGGGCGCGCCAAGGCGATCCTCGCCGAGGCGGAGGCGCAGTCGCGCGCCAATCGCCTGCTCTCGGAGAGCCTGACGCCGACGCTGGTGCAGTACCGCCTGATCGACAAGTGGAACGGAGCCATGCCGCAGGTGTCGGGGGGTGGGACGCCACTCATCCAGCTCCCGCCGGTCAAGTGA
- a CDS encoding dihydrodipicolinate synthase family protein → MTSLRAHLLAGQVIPAHPLALTAQRRLDHRRQRALTRYYVDAGAGGMAVGVHTTQFAIRQHGMLHDVLSLGAESAHEWLARSPRGFTLIAGAVGGRDQAVREATLARDLGYDAVLLSLAGHDGATHEQLLAHCRAVGEVLPLIGFYLQPAVGGRRLDYRFWRDFAELPDVVAIKIAPFNRYQTLDVVRAVVDAGRDDVALYTGNDDNIVADLLTPFTLARGEQRVTRHIVGGLLGQWAVWTHRAVAMLAELARLRTRSATSVDPSAGGNADAYRRWLAHGVALTDANGALFDVTHQFAGCIPGIHEVLRRQRLLDGTWCLDPAEALSPGQSAELDRVATAYPELHDDDFVAEHRDRWMA, encoded by the coding sequence ATGACCTCGCTCCGCGCGCACCTCCTGGCCGGCCAGGTGATTCCGGCGCACCCGCTGGCGCTCACGGCCCAGCGCCGGCTGGACCACCGGCGGCAGCGCGCGCTCACGCGCTACTACGTGGACGCCGGCGCCGGGGGAATGGCGGTGGGCGTGCACACCACGCAGTTCGCCATCCGGCAGCATGGCATGCTGCACGACGTCCTGTCGTTAGGCGCGGAGAGCGCGCACGAGTGGTTGGCCCGCTCGCCCCGGGGGTTCACCCTCATTGCCGGCGCGGTGGGGGGGCGCGACCAGGCCGTGCGCGAGGCCACGCTGGCGCGCGACCTGGGCTATGACGCCGTGCTCCTCTCGCTGGCCGGCCATGACGGGGCAACGCACGAGCAGCTCCTGGCACACTGCCGCGCCGTGGGCGAGGTCCTCCCCCTCATCGGGTTCTACCTGCAGCCCGCGGTTGGGGGGCGACGCCTCGACTACCGCTTCTGGCGCGACTTTGCCGAACTGCCGGACGTCGTCGCCATCAAGATCGCGCCATTCAACCGGTACCAGACACTGGACGTGGTGCGCGCCGTGGTCGACGCCGGGCGCGACGACGTGGCGCTGTACACGGGGAACGACGACAACATCGTTGCTGACCTCCTCACGCCCTTCACCCTCGCGCGTGGCGAGCAGCGCGTCACGCGCCACATCGTGGGCGGGTTGCTGGGGCAGTGGGCGGTCTGGACGCACCGCGCCGTGGCGATGCTGGCCGAGCTCGCGAGACTACGCACGCGCAGCGCCACGAGCGTGGACCCGTCCGCTGGCGGCAACGCCGATGCCTATCGCCGCTGGCTGGCGCACGGTGTCGCGCTTACCGACGCCAACGGCGCACTCTTCGACGTGACGCACCAGTTTGCCGGCTGCATTCCCGGCATCCATGAAGTGCTGCGACGCCAGCGCCTGCTGGACGGCACCTGGTGCCTGGACCCGGCAGAGGCGCTCTCCCCCGGGCAATCGGCGGAGCTCGACCGCGTCGCCACCGCGTACCCCGAGCTACACGACGACGACTTCGTCGCCGAGCATCGCGATCGCTGGATGGCGTAG
- a CDS encoding extracellular solute-binding protein — translation MRGCAILRMTERVMAPVPAGAERLAPRLAPRLAPAFAPRLLPALALPLVLLLLLALVVVACGGTRDAQRGSGSREMAAPPAPLAVFAAGSLSRPLRAALDTFRARTGTPYTLETAGSLELARRLVDLGKHADVVALADEEVFPRLLMPSHVSWYARFARNRLVLAYTANAPGADEAMRGDWRRVLQRPGLDIGRSDPDLDPAGYRTLMLFQLAERHYREPGLARRLVAAAPRRNVRPKSAELVALLQANELDYAWMYESSARGARLPFIALPPDVDLGDEALAATYATARVRVLGSAVGDTLALEGMPIRYGLAIPNDAEHPQAGAEFVRFLFSGEGKRVLRAEYLDALDAPLVVGTGSPPFLDSLRAGGARGDSARSR, via the coding sequence ATGCGAGGTTGTGCCATCCTGCGGATGACGGAGCGTGTGATGGCGCCGGTGCCGGCAGGGGCGGAGAGACTGGCGCCGAGACTGGCGCCGAGACTGGCGCCTGCATTCGCGCCGAGACTTCTGCCGGCGCTGGCGCTGCCGCTGGTGCTGTTGCTGTTGCTGGCGCTGGTCGTCGTGGCGTGCGGCGGGACGCGGGATGCGCAGCGGGGTAGTGGCAGTCGGGAGATGGCCGCTCCCCCCGCGCCGCTCGCCGTATTCGCCGCGGGCTCCCTGTCGCGCCCGCTGCGCGCCGCGCTTGACACCTTTCGCGCGCGCACCGGCACCCCCTACACACTGGAAACAGCGGGGAGCCTGGAGCTGGCGCGGCGCCTGGTCGACCTCGGCAAGCACGCCGACGTCGTGGCGCTGGCCGACGAGGAGGTCTTTCCGCGCCTCCTCATGCCGTCGCACGTGTCCTGGTACGCCCGCTTTGCCCGCAACCGCCTCGTGCTTGCCTACACGGCAAATGCGCCCGGGGCCGACGAGGCGATGCGAGGCGACTGGCGCCGCGTGCTGCAGCGCCCGGGGCTCGACATCGGGCGCTCCGATCCCGACCTGGACCCGGCCGGCTATCGCACGCTGATGCTCTTTCAGCTGGCGGAGCGCCACTACAGGGAACCAGGGCTGGCGCGCCGCCTCGTGGCAGCGGCGCCGCGCCGGAACGTGCGCCCCAAATCGGCGGAGTTGGTGGCGCTCCTGCAGGCCAACGAGCTGGACTACGCCTGGATGTACGAATCGTCGGCACGCGGGGCGCGCCTCCCCTTCATCGCCCTCCCCCCCGACGTCGACCTCGGCGATGAGGCGCTGGCCGCGACGTACGCCACGGCGCGGGTGCGCGTGTTGGGAAGCGCGGTGGGCGACACGCTCGCGCTCGAGGGGATGCCGATCCGCTACGGGCTCGCAATACCAAACGACGCCGAGCATCCGCAGGCGGGGGCCGAGTTCGTGAGGTTCCTCTTTTCAGGCGAGGGGAAGCGGGTGCTTCGCGCCGAGTACCTGGATGCGCTCGACGCACCGCTCGTGGTCGGCACGGGGAGCCCGCCCTTCCTCGATTCGCTGCGCGCCGGCGGTGCGAGGGGCGACTCGGCCAGGAGCCGCTGA